A stretch of the Erpetoichthys calabaricus chromosome 3, fErpCal1.3, whole genome shotgun sequence genome encodes the following:
- the rdh14a gene encoding retinol dehydrogenase 14a, with protein sequence MSAAVFFAAVLGGGFIIIARCFFNRASKSQIMSFSKGIMHGKTVLVTGANSGIGKATAGELLKLHARVIMACRDKSTAEQAATELLQEVGPDRGEIVIKHLDLASLKSVHNFCEEIIKEESRLDVLINNAGVFQCPYTKTEDGFEMQFGVNHLGHFLLTNLLLDLLKASSPSRIIVVSSKLYKYGEINFNDLNSEQNYNKGFAYSRSKLANLLFTHELAKCLEDAGVTVNSLTPGIVKTNLGRHINIPFLVKPFFNLATWAFFKTPLEGAQCSVYLACSSDVEGVSGKCFANCKEEELLPKATDDGVAKKLWDISEVMVGLTK encoded by the exons ATGTCGGCCGCAGTATTTTTTGCCGCGGTGTTAGGCGGTGGGTTTATAATAATTGCTCGCTGTTTTTTCAACAGGGCATCAAAATCCCAAATAATGTCTTTTTCCAAAGGCATAATGCATGGAAAAACAGTTCTTGTTACGGGGGCAAACAGTGGTATCGGCAAGGCCACTGCAGGCGAACTCTTGAAGCTCCACGCCAGGGTGATCATGGCTTGCCGGGATAAGTCGACAGCTGAACAGGCTGCTACAGAGCTGCTTCAGGAGGTCGGTCCGGATAGAGGCGAAATAGTAATAAAACACCTGGATCTTGCATCGTTAAAGTCTGTCCATAACTTCTGTGAGGAGATAATCAAG GAAGAATCAAGACTGGATGTTCTAATCAACAATGCTGGAGTGTTCCAGTGCCCGTACACAAAAACAGAAGATGGTTTTGAGATGCAATTTGGAGTCAACCATTTAGGTCATTTTCTTTTAACCAATCTTCTTTTGGACCTTCTGAAAGCATCTTCTCCCAGCAGGATTATAGTAGTGTCCTCAAAACTTTACAAATATGGGGAAATCAATTTTAATGACTTGAACAGTGAACAGAATTACAACAAAGGTTTTGCATATAGTAGGAGTAAGCTTGCCAATTTACTGTTCACACATGAGCTAGCAAAATGCTTAGAAGACGCTGGAGTAACTGTAAACTCCCTGACTCCTGGAATAGTTAAAACAAATCTTGGTCGACATATAAATATTCCTTTCTTAGTAAAGCCATTCTTTAACTTAGCCACATGGGCTTTCTTTAAAACACCTTTAGAAGGAGCTCAGTGCTCTGTCTACTTGGCTTGCTCTTCAGATGTAGAAGGTGTTTCTGGGAAATGTTTTGCTAATtgtaaagaagaagaattactGCCTAAAGCAACAGATGATGGTGTAGCAAAGAAACTGTGGGATATTAGTGAAGTTATGGTTGGActgacaaaataa